The Oreochromis niloticus isolate F11D_XX linkage group LG13, O_niloticus_UMD_NMBU, whole genome shotgun sequence genome has a window encoding:
- the ppm1ba gene encoding protein phosphatase 1B isoform X3 translates to MGAFLDKPKTEKYNSHGEGNGLRYGLSSMQGWRVEMEDAHTAVLGLPAPGMTDWSFFAVYDGHAGSKVANYCSKHLLEHIITASLGAGNTQGSQSGSDGSNAPAPVPPAVEAVKTGIRTGFLKIDEHMRSFSDLRNGMDRSGSTAVGILLSPDHFFFINCGDSRAVLYRNAQVCFSTLDHKPCNPRERERIQNAGGSVMIQRVNGSLAVSRALGDYDYKCVDGKGPTEQLVSPEPEVFVMVRAPEQDQFVILACDGIWDVMSNEELCEFVKSRLEICDDLEKVCNEVVDTCLHKGSRDNMSVVLVCLPNAPKVSEEAVRKDTELNSYLESRVEEMLSRPGEEGFPDLVTVMRNLSTDSGMPPLPPGGGLASK, encoded by the exons ATGGGTGCGTTCCTGGACAAGCCCAAAACGGAGAAGTACAACTCACATGGCGAGGGCAATGGCCTGCGCTATGGGCTAAGCTCCATGCAGGGCTGGCGGGTGGAGATGGAGGATGCTCATACAGCTGTGTTGGGGCTTCCAGCCCCTGGTATGACTGACTGGTCCTTTTTTGCTGTGTACGATGGCCACGCAGGCTCTAAAGTTGCCAATTACTGCTCCAAGCATCTTCTTGAGCACATAATCACCGCTAGCTTAGGGGCTGGAAACACACAAGGCTCTCAGTCTGGATCAGATGGCTCCAACGCTCCAGCACCAGTTCCGCCTGCAGTGGAGGCTGTGAAAACCGGCATCCGGACAGGCTTCCTGAAAATAGATGAGCACATGCGCAGCTTCTCCGACCTTCGAAATGGCATGGACCGCAGTGGCTCTACAGCAGTGGGaattcttctgtcacctgatcATTTCTTCTTCATTAACTGTGGGGATTCTCGAGCAGTTCTCTACCGCAATGCACAGGTGTGCTTCTCCACACTTGACCACAAGCCTTGCAACCCACGTGAGAGAGAGCGCATCCAGAATGCTGGCGGTTCAGTGATGATTCAAAGGGTTAATGGGTCACTGGCTGTATCAAGGGCCTTGGGGGACTATGATTACAAGTGTGTGGATGGTAAGGGTCCCACAGAGCAGCTGGTTAGCCCTGAACCAGAGGTGTTTGTGATGGTTCGTGCCCCGGAACAGGATCAGTTTGTGATTTTGGCGTGTGATGGAATCTGGGACGTTATGTCCAATGAGGAGTTGTGCGAGTTTGTGAAATCGAGGCTTGAGATCTGTGATGATCTGGAGAAAGTCTGCAATGAAGTGGTGGATACCTGTCTGCACAAG GGGAGTCGGGATAACATGAGTGTTGTGTTAGTGTGTTTGCCCAACGCTCCCAAAGTATCGGAGGAAGCTGTGAGGAAAGACACTGAGCTCAACAGTTACCTGGAGTCTCGAGTTGAAG AGATGCTGTCTCGGCCAGGGGAGGAGGGGTTTCCGGATCTGGTAACAGTGATGAGAAACCTGTCCACTGACAGCGGCATGCCCCCTCTGCCACCAGGGGGTGGTCTTGCCAGCAAGTAA
- the ppm1ba gene encoding protein phosphatase 1B isoform X2, translating into MGAFLDKPKTEKYNSHGEGNGLRYGLSSMQGWRVEMEDAHTAVLGLPAPGMTDWSFFAVYDGHAGSKVANYCSKHLLEHIITASLGAGNTQGSQSGSDGSNAPAPVPPAVEAVKTGIRTGFLKIDEHMRSFSDLRNGMDRSGSTAVGILLSPDHFFFINCGDSRAVLYRNAQVCFSTLDHKPCNPRERERIQNAGGSVMIQRVNGSLAVSRALGDYDYKCVDGKGPTEQLVSPEPEVFVMVRAPEQDQFVILACDGIWDVMSNEELCEFVKSRLEICDDLEKVCNEVVDTCLHKGSRDNMSVVLVCLPNAPKVSEEAVRKDTELNSYLESRVEEMLSRPGEEGFPDLVTVMRNLSTDSGMPPLPPGGGLASKRSVIEAVYNRLNPYREEDGPSCFI; encoded by the exons ATGGGTGCGTTCCTGGACAAGCCCAAAACGGAGAAGTACAACTCACATGGCGAGGGCAATGGCCTGCGCTATGGGCTAAGCTCCATGCAGGGCTGGCGGGTGGAGATGGAGGATGCTCATACAGCTGTGTTGGGGCTTCCAGCCCCTGGTATGACTGACTGGTCCTTTTTTGCTGTGTACGATGGCCACGCAGGCTCTAAAGTTGCCAATTACTGCTCCAAGCATCTTCTTGAGCACATAATCACCGCTAGCTTAGGGGCTGGAAACACACAAGGCTCTCAGTCTGGATCAGATGGCTCCAACGCTCCAGCACCAGTTCCGCCTGCAGTGGAGGCTGTGAAAACCGGCATCCGGACAGGCTTCCTGAAAATAGATGAGCACATGCGCAGCTTCTCCGACCTTCGAAATGGCATGGACCGCAGTGGCTCTACAGCAGTGGGaattcttctgtcacctgatcATTTCTTCTTCATTAACTGTGGGGATTCTCGAGCAGTTCTCTACCGCAATGCACAGGTGTGCTTCTCCACACTTGACCACAAGCCTTGCAACCCACGTGAGAGAGAGCGCATCCAGAATGCTGGCGGTTCAGTGATGATTCAAAGGGTTAATGGGTCACTGGCTGTATCAAGGGCCTTGGGGGACTATGATTACAAGTGTGTGGATGGTAAGGGTCCCACAGAGCAGCTGGTTAGCCCTGAACCAGAGGTGTTTGTGATGGTTCGTGCCCCGGAACAGGATCAGTTTGTGATTTTGGCGTGTGATGGAATCTGGGACGTTATGTCCAATGAGGAGTTGTGCGAGTTTGTGAAATCGAGGCTTGAGATCTGTGATGATCTGGAGAAAGTCTGCAATGAAGTGGTGGATACCTGTCTGCACAAG GGGAGTCGGGATAACATGAGTGTTGTGTTAGTGTGTTTGCCCAACGCTCCCAAAGTATCGGAGGAAGCTGTGAGGAAAGACACTGAGCTCAACAGTTACCTGGAGTCTCGAGTTGAAG AGATGCTGTCTCGGCCAGGGGAGGAGGGGTTTCCGGATCTGGTAACAGTGATGAGAAACCTGTCCACTGACAGCGGCATGCCCCCTCTGCCACCAGGGGGTGGTCTTGCCAGCAA ACGCAGTGTTATTGAAGCAGTATACAACCGTCTGAACCCATACAGGGAGGAGGATGGA CCCTCCTGTTTCATTTG A
- the ppm1ba gene encoding protein phosphatase 1B isoform X1, which translates to MGAFLDKPKTEKYNSHGEGNGLRYGLSSMQGWRVEMEDAHTAVLGLPAPGMTDWSFFAVYDGHAGSKVANYCSKHLLEHIITASLGAGNTQGSQSGSDGSNAPAPVPPAVEAVKTGIRTGFLKIDEHMRSFSDLRNGMDRSGSTAVGILLSPDHFFFINCGDSRAVLYRNAQVCFSTLDHKPCNPRERERIQNAGGSVMIQRVNGSLAVSRALGDYDYKCVDGKGPTEQLVSPEPEVFVMVRAPEQDQFVILACDGIWDVMSNEELCEFVKSRLEICDDLEKVCNEVVDTCLHKGSRDNMSVVLVCLPNAPKVSEEAVRKDTELNSYLESRVEEMLSRPGEEGFPDLVTVMRNLSTDSGMPPLPPGGGLASKRSVIEAVYNRLNPYREEDGSGAELEYHW; encoded by the exons ATGGGTGCGTTCCTGGACAAGCCCAAAACGGAGAAGTACAACTCACATGGCGAGGGCAATGGCCTGCGCTATGGGCTAAGCTCCATGCAGGGCTGGCGGGTGGAGATGGAGGATGCTCATACAGCTGTGTTGGGGCTTCCAGCCCCTGGTATGACTGACTGGTCCTTTTTTGCTGTGTACGATGGCCACGCAGGCTCTAAAGTTGCCAATTACTGCTCCAAGCATCTTCTTGAGCACATAATCACCGCTAGCTTAGGGGCTGGAAACACACAAGGCTCTCAGTCTGGATCAGATGGCTCCAACGCTCCAGCACCAGTTCCGCCTGCAGTGGAGGCTGTGAAAACCGGCATCCGGACAGGCTTCCTGAAAATAGATGAGCACATGCGCAGCTTCTCCGACCTTCGAAATGGCATGGACCGCAGTGGCTCTACAGCAGTGGGaattcttctgtcacctgatcATTTCTTCTTCATTAACTGTGGGGATTCTCGAGCAGTTCTCTACCGCAATGCACAGGTGTGCTTCTCCACACTTGACCACAAGCCTTGCAACCCACGTGAGAGAGAGCGCATCCAGAATGCTGGCGGTTCAGTGATGATTCAAAGGGTTAATGGGTCACTGGCTGTATCAAGGGCCTTGGGGGACTATGATTACAAGTGTGTGGATGGTAAGGGTCCCACAGAGCAGCTGGTTAGCCCTGAACCAGAGGTGTTTGTGATGGTTCGTGCCCCGGAACAGGATCAGTTTGTGATTTTGGCGTGTGATGGAATCTGGGACGTTATGTCCAATGAGGAGTTGTGCGAGTTTGTGAAATCGAGGCTTGAGATCTGTGATGATCTGGAGAAAGTCTGCAATGAAGTGGTGGATACCTGTCTGCACAAG GGGAGTCGGGATAACATGAGTGTTGTGTTAGTGTGTTTGCCCAACGCTCCCAAAGTATCGGAGGAAGCTGTGAGGAAAGACACTGAGCTCAACAGTTACCTGGAGTCTCGAGTTGAAG AGATGCTGTCTCGGCCAGGGGAGGAGGGGTTTCCGGATCTGGTAACAGTGATGAGAAACCTGTCCACTGACAGCGGCATGCCCCCTCTGCCACCAGGGGGTGGTCTTGCCAGCAA ACGCAGTGTTATTGAAGCAGTATACAACCGTCTGAACCCATACAGGGAGGAGGATGGA AGTGGAGCGGAATTGGAGTACCACTGGTAG